A stretch of Eubalaena glacialis isolate mEubGla1 chromosome 10, mEubGla1.1.hap2.+ XY, whole genome shotgun sequence DNA encodes these proteins:
- the LOC133099327 gene encoding olfactory receptor 51E2, which yields MSACNFTHTTFVLIGIPGLEEAHFWIGFPLLSMYAVAVFGNCIVVFIVRMEHSLHVPMYLFLCMLAAIDLALSTSTMPKILALFWFDSREITFDACVTQMFFIHALSAIESTILLAMAFDRYVAICHPLRHAAVLNNRMTAWISMVAVARGSLFFIPLPLLIKRLAFCQSNVLSHSYCVHQDVMKLAYADTLPNVVYGLTAILVVIGVDALFISLSYFLILRTVLQLPSKSERVKAFGTCVSHIGVVLAFYVPLIGLSGVHGFGNSLDPTVHVLMGDVHLLLPPVINPIIYGAKTKQIRTRVLAMFKISCDKDFQAVGGR from the coding sequence ATGAGTGCCTGCAACTTCACACATACCACCTTTGTGCTTATTGGTATCCCAGGACTAGAAGAAGCTCATTTCTGGATCGGCTTCCCCCTGCTTTCTATGTATGCCGTGGCAGTGTTTGGAAACTGCATCGTGGTCTTCATTGTAAGGATGGAGCACAGCCTGCACGTTCCCATGTACCTCTTTCTCTGCATGCTGGCAGCCATCGACCTGGCCTTGTCCACATCCACCATGCCCAAGATCCTAGCCCTCTTCTGGTTTGATTCCCGGGAGATTACCTTTGACGCCTGTGTGACCCAGATGTTCTTTATTCATGCTCTCTCAGCCATTGAGTCCACCATCCTGCTGGCCATGGCTTTTGACCGTTATGTAGCCATCTGCCACCCACTGCGTCATGCCGCAGTGCTCAACAATAGAATGACAGCCTGGATTAGCATGGTGGCCGTGGCCCGTGGATCCCTCTTTTTCATCCCACTGCCTCTGCTCATCAAACGGCTAGCCTTCTGCCAATCCAACGTGCTCTCACATTCCTATTGTGTGCACCAGGATGTAATGAAGTTGGCCTATGCAGACACATTGCCCAATGTGGTCTATGGTCTTACTGCCATTCTGGTGGTCATAGGTGTGGATGCCCTGTTCATCTCTTTGTCCTATTTTCTGATTCTACGAACAGTTCTGCAGCTGCCTTCTAAGTCAGAACGGGTCAAGGCCTTTGGAACCTGTGTGTCACACATTGGTGTGGTACTGGCCTTCTATGTGCCTCTCATTGGCCTCTCAGGGGTGCACGGGTTTGGAAACAGCCTTGATCCCACTGTGCATGTTCTCATGGGTGATGTCCATCTACTTCTGCCTCCTGTGATCAATCCCATCATTTATGGTGCCAAGACCAAACAGATCAGAACTCGGGTGCTAGCTATGTTTAAGATCAGTTGTGACAAGGACTTTCAGGCTGTGGGAGGCAGGTGA
- the LOC133099328 gene encoding LOW QUALITY PROTEIN: olfactory receptor 51F2-like (The sequence of the model RefSeq protein was modified relative to this genomic sequence to represent the inferred CDS: inserted 2 bases in 1 codon): MFNFQNITSSSVIFLLTGVPGLEAFHSWISIPFCFLYVTALSRNSLILFVIVIQPSLHEPMYYFLSMLSTTDLGLSVYTLVTMLGIFWFNAREISFTACLSQMFFVKLFTVMELSVLLAMAFDRFVAISNPIRYATILTDSRIIQIGVAIVIRGTLMLTPMVALLMRLSFCCSHVLHYSYCFHPHVMKLSCTDIRINNAVGLTAMTSTVGVDSILIPLSYVLIIKTILXEERKKAFSTCISHIGAIAIFYIPLISLSFVHRFGKQAPAYVHTMIANTYLLIPPVMNPIIYNVKTKQIRRAVIKILHSKGT, from the exons ATGTTCAACTTCCAGAATATCACATCCTCTTCCGTTATTTTCCTGCTAACTGGTGTTCCTGGGCTGGAAGCCTTCCACAGCTGGATCTCCATTCCCTTCTGTTTTCTCTATGTAACAGCTCTCTCAAGAAACAGCCTGATTCTATTTGTCATTGTCATTCAGCCCAGCCTTCATGAGCCCATGTATTATTTCCTCTCCATGCTCTCCACCACTGACCTTGGCTTGTCCGTATACACTCTGGTCACCATGTTGGGTATATTCTGGTTCAAtgccagggagatcagctttacTGCCTGCTTGTCACAGATGTTCTTTGTTAAACTCTTCACTGTCATGGAATTGTCAGTGCTGTTGGCCATGGCTTTTGATCGTTTTGTCGCCATCTCTAATCCCATCCGGTATGCCACCATTTTAACTGACTCCAGAATAATTCAAATTGGAGTGGCAATTGTCATCAGGGGGACACTAATGCTGACACCAATGGTAGCACTTCTTATGAGACTGTCCTTCTGCTGCAGCCACGTGCTCCACTACTCTTACTGCTTCCACCCTCATGTGATGAAGCTCTCATGCACAGACATCAGGATCAACAATGCAGTTGGGCTGACTGCCATGACCTCTACTGTTGGTGTGGACTCAATTCTCATCCCCCTTTCTTATGTTTTGATCATTAAGACTATCct agaagagaggaagaaagcctTCAGCACCTGTATCTCCCATATTGGGGCTATTGCTATTTTCTATATTCCATTGATCAGTCTCTCCTTTGTTCACAGATTTGGGAAACAAGCCCCAGCATATGTACATACTATGATTGCTAACACCTACCTGCTGATCCCCCCGGTCATGAACCCCATCATCTATAATGTGAAGACAAAACAGATACGCAGAGctgtgataaaaattctccattcCAAAGGCACATAG